A region of Candidatus Neomarinimicrobiota bacterium DNA encodes the following proteins:
- a CDS encoding PASTA domain-containing protein, which yields MKTIYKILISFAVLSFIGISILEILIMPKYIRKNEYRVVMDVIGESLTQATKTISSEGFRVVIQDTVHTNQHKPGLIVDQYPVPGSKVKPGRTIRLKVSHPEKLVKVPNLIGQSQRSAEITLQQANLNIDTVYIEYNPDFPNGTVAWQFPKGGDELKKWLGVQITVSKGSPPNRFIVPQLFGLNEDKAAQSLKESRLILGKVSYQQNEDLLPFTVLHQSISAGTVTDRAVKIDLVVSVVDLQDIHNKLMNE from the coding sequence ATGAAGACTATTTATAAAATACTCATCTCATTTGCAGTTCTTTCCTTTATTGGGATTTCTATTCTTGAAATTCTGATCATGCCAAAGTATATCCGAAAAAACGAATATCGAGTAGTAATGGACGTTATTGGGGAATCTTTAACTCAGGCGACGAAAACCATTTCATCTGAGGGATTTCGAGTCGTAATCCAAGATACAGTCCATACCAACCAACATAAACCCGGGTTAATTGTGGACCAGTATCCAGTTCCGGGAAGTAAGGTGAAACCGGGGAGGACAATTCGTTTAAAAGTTTCTCACCCGGAAAAATTAGTGAAAGTTCCGAATTTAATTGGGCAGTCGCAAAGAAGTGCGGAAATAACACTTCAACAGGCAAATCTGAATATTGATACCGTTTATATCGAGTATAATCCGGACTTCCCAAATGGTACGGTCGCATGGCAATTCCCAAAGGGTGGTGACGAATTAAAAAAATGGCTTGGTGTTCAAATCACGGTTAGCAAAGGTTCACCACCCAATAGATTTATAGTCCCACAGTTATTCGGACTCAATGAAGACAAGGCAGCGCAATCTTTAAAGGAATCACGCCTAATTCTGGGAAAAGTTTCTTATCAGCAGAATGAAGATTTATTACCATTCACCGTACTACATCAATCTATCTCGGCAGGCACAGTAACGGACCGTGCGGTAAAGATTGATCTTGTAGTCAGCGTTGTGGATTTGCAGGATATCCATAATAAATTAATGAATGAGTAA
- the rsmB gene encoding 16S rRNA (cytosine(967)-C(5))-methyltransferase RsmB encodes MEDPRIVSQKILLEFFTTKKRLSVITANIIASKSLKSKEINRIYALTRDVIRWKGRLDYWIDSALDRPLSTLDNSLKVLLRISVYELLMDDTVPDYAAIDSWVNIARKSIGEKVTGITNAILRSLSKIETSKPLNGIKSESVLAEWLSFPDWMIKRWISQFGKSSTRELCETFNEIHEYTIRIKYPESSMSEITHRCKEDGIKLCAAEASTRFFKVKAGFNLLAQHPLFLDGSISIQDRAAGIAVDLLNPVPGETILDVCGAPGTKALYIAELMEDTGRILASDPDSARVKLGITDMLRHKLKSIEWNVKDATKDEFELADGILIDAPCTGTGVIGKHPDIKWRRTMVNIHEMANIQLAILNHVSNYLKPGGRLVYSTCSLEPEENWNVINAFLKLSPKFELDMNTLDEHNHWVDSHGTLQTLPHRDKTDGMYAARLIKN; translated from the coding sequence ATGGAGGATCCGCGGATTGTATCACAAAAAATTCTTTTGGAATTTTTTACGACAAAAAAACGGCTGAGCGTCATTACTGCAAATATCATTGCTTCTAAATCCTTGAAGTCTAAGGAAATCAATAGAATTTATGCACTAACGCGTGATGTTATCCGATGGAAGGGAAGGCTGGATTATTGGATTGATTCTGCTCTTGACCGCCCACTATCTACATTGGATAATTCTTTAAAAGTATTATTGAGAATATCAGTGTATGAACTCTTGATGGATGATACAGTGCCGGATTATGCCGCCATTGACAGTTGGGTAAACATTGCCCGAAAATCCATAGGAGAGAAAGTCACAGGAATTACCAATGCCATTCTTCGTTCTCTATCAAAAATTGAAACATCTAAACCTTTAAATGGAATAAAATCTGAAAGTGTTTTGGCTGAATGGTTATCTTTTCCGGATTGGATGATAAAAAGATGGATTTCACAATTTGGGAAATCATCAACTCGCGAATTATGTGAAACATTTAATGAAATTCATGAATACACAATTCGGATCAAATATCCAGAATCATCAATGAGCGAAATAACCCATAGGTGCAAAGAGGATGGAATTAAACTTTGTGCAGCAGAAGCCAGCACTCGTTTTTTCAAAGTTAAGGCGGGATTCAATTTATTGGCGCAACATCCGCTTTTTCTTGATGGATCCATTTCTATCCAAGATAGGGCAGCCGGAATTGCAGTGGATTTATTGAACCCTGTCCCTGGGGAAACCATCTTAGACGTTTGTGGTGCTCCGGGAACAAAGGCATTGTATATAGCTGAATTGATGGAAGACACAGGACGAATATTAGCTTCCGATCCCGATTCCGCTCGCGTTAAACTGGGAATAACTGATATGCTTCGACATAAATTAAAATCCATAGAATGGAATGTTAAAGATGCTACAAAAGATGAATTTGAATTAGCAGATGGTATTCTAATTGATGCTCCCTGCACGGGAACAGGAGTCATTGGAAAACATCCTGATATCAAGTGGAGACGGACAATGGTTAATATACACGAGATGGCAAATATTCAGTTGGCTATTTTAAATCATGTTTCGAATTATCTTAAACCCGGAGGTAGATTGGTATATTCTACCTGCAGTTTAGAACCGGAAGAAAATTGGAACGTGATCAATGCTTTCCTTAAATTGAGTCCTAAATTCGAATTAGACATGAATACACTTGACGAACATAATCATTGGGTTGATTCTCATGGTACTTTACAGACCTTACCACATAGAGATAAAACTGACGGTATGTATGCAGCAAGACTTATTAAAAATTGA